In Thermobaculum terrenum ATCC BAA-798, the DNA window GCCTTATCTGCCACTTAACCAGATCTATACCAGTTACCATCTCGGTAACTGGGTGCTCTACCTGTATGCGAGTGTTTACCTCAATGAAATAAAACTTTTCCTGCTGATCAACTAGGAACTCAAATGTACCAACATTATGGAAGCGAATGTGCTTGGCGCCCTTGATAGCTGCCTTATGTATAGCTTCTCTAGTGCGGTTAGACAGGTTCGGAGCCGGAGACTCCTCTATCAGTTTTTGATGGCGGCGCTGAACTGAACAATCTCTCTCACCAAGATGAAGCACTTTCCCGTACTTATCGGCAATTATTTGCACCTCTACATGCCGAGGTCTGTCAAGGTATTTCTCGATATACAGACGTCCATCCTTGAAAGCAGCGTCGGCTTCGCTACTGGCTACTTCGAAGGTTGAGGCAAGTTCCTCGGGAGTATGCACGACCCTCATGCCTCGCCCGCCACCTCCAGCCACAGCCTTAAGGAGTACCGGATAACCTATATCTCTCGCAATCCGAGCTGCCCTTTCGAGATTGGAAACAGGTTCTTCCGTTCCAGGAATTATCGGTACCCCGGCCTCTTTCATAGCCTGGCGAGCCATCGCCTTGTCACTCATCTGCTCGATGGCGTGTCTGGGCGGGCCTATAAAGGTGATACCTATACGCTCACAAATCTCACAAAGGTAAGTATTCTCCGATAGGAAACCATATCCCGGGTGTATAGCATCACAACCAGTAATCAAAGCTGCACTAACGATAGATGGTATATTCAGATAAGATTTGGAGCTGGGTGCAGGACCAACACAGACCGATTCGTCAGCAAGTCGTACGGCCAGGGATTCTCTATCTGCTTCAGAGTAGGCAACCACAGATCTTATGCCTAATTCTCGACATGCCCTGACTACACGTACTGCTATCTCACCCCTGTTAGCTATCAGGATCTTCTTAAACATGCCTATCCATTCCCCAGAACCGATTTTATTAGATCCTCCGAAGCTATAGCTTCGGCTTCACGTATAATTTTCCGGTTAAGTCCGGTCAATACTCTTCCTGGACCGATCTCCACGAATTTACGAACACCATTTTCCCAAATCCTGGTGATAGACTTATGCCATATCACCGGAGATGAAAGTTGCCTCTTGAGCTCGGAACGAACATCCTCCACAGTCAGCAATAACTCGGCCGTGGAATTGGCCACTACAGGTACCTGAGGGGCGCTGAGATCAACAGAGTCTATATGAGGAGCAAACTCTTTCGCAGCAGGTTTCATGAGATAGGAGTGAAACGCACCGCTCACTGGAAGGGGAATCACCCTTCGAGCACCTAGTGAAGGCAGAATCTCCACAAGCTTATCAATAGCCTCTGCGGGGCCCGATATCACCAATTGATCAGGGCTATTATAGTTGGCCACGTCAACACCATATTCCTTGGCTATTTCGGAAAGTTTATCTTCGTCCATAGCAATAACTGCAGCCATCTTGCCAGCAGTAATGCGACCGTAACGGGCCATGATCTCACCTCTTGTACGTACAAGCCTAACCGCATCCGCAAAAGTCAGGCTGCCCGCAATGAGAAGCGCGCTGTACTCACCCAGACTATGCCCAGCTAGGAAACTTGGATTCTCAATCAGATTAAGGTCAGACAGTATCCTGTACATTACGTAGCTGCTGACGAGAATAGCAGGCTGGGCGTTCTCGGTTTGCGTTAATTCATCGGCCGGCCCCTCGAAGGCAAGTGATCGCAGACTAAATCCCAAAATATCGTCTGCCTCCTGCCAAATGCGACGAACCTCAGGATATGCCTTATATAGATCCAATCCCATACCTACATATTGAGATCCCTGGCCGGGGAAGAGGAAAGCACAGGCAGCATGATTAGATTGCATATGGGCCTTCAACCCTCTCAGATATGTGAGATTCTACATCTATCCATCTAACCACTGCAGCCCCCCAGGTGAGACCACCCCCGAAAGCTACGAATAATAGATTATCTCCCGGGGATACTTCTTCTGTCTCGAGGAACTCACACAAAGCTATAGGAACAGATGCCGCCGAGGTATTGCCATATCTATCGACATTTACAAACACTTTTTCCCAAGGGATACCCAGAGCTTCCTGGGTTGCCTTAATAATCCTTATGTTAGCTTGATGCGGGATGACTTTTCTTATATCTTCTGGCTTTAGTCCAGCCTTATCTATGGCTTGCTTTGCAGTTTGCCCCATAGACCTGACCGCGAATTTGAACACCTCGTTACCCTTCATCCTGATACAGTGCTCACCATTGGCAAGGGTATCTGGGTTAGCTGGTTTAGCCGATCCTCCACCTTCTATAGTAAGAAGCCTTCCTACGTCCCCTTGAGCACCTAAAACTGAGCTTACTAGCCCCCCATCCTGATCGGTCGCCTCTAGCAGCACAGCGCCAGCGCCATCACCAAACAGGATACAGGTGTTACGATCCTGCCAATTGACGAACCTGCTCAGGGTCTCGGCAGCAACTATCAGCACCCTATCGTACGTGCCTGACATTATGAATTGAGAGGCTGTCACCAATGCATAGACGAATCCCGAGCAAGCTGCATTGATATCGAGGGCAGCTGCGTTCACAGCCCCCAATTCATGCTGTATTAGGCATGCTGTGGCTGGGATTAGATGATCTGGAGTACAGGTGGCACATAATATGAGGTCCAGATCTATTGCTGCAAGATGAGCCTTATCCAATGCTCTTTGTGCAGCTATTACTCCCATGCTTGAGGTAGTCTGATCACTGCTGGCTATCCTGCGCTCAACTATGCCAGTACGAGTCCTTATCCACTCATCGCTAGTATCGACCATCTTCTCAAGGTCGTAATTGGTAAGGACCTTTTCGGGCACGCAGAAGCCCCAGCCTGTTATAGCAGCATGCCTACACATTAAATATCTCCAGAAATTAGAATGTCGACTTAGGCTATAAAGATGCCGCTAACGGCGCGAGTTTTCAATGTCGATTACCGCTATACCCCTATAAGTGCCGCAGTTAGGGCATACGTGATGAGTCTTAACGGGGCTTCCACAACGAGGGCAGGAAGTCAATGAGATGCTCTTCAGCACGTGATGAGCTCTTCTACGTCCTTGTCTGCCCCTAGATACTCTCTGCTTGGGTAATGCACCCACCTCTCAACACACTCCTTTTCTCATTAGTCTTTTAGTTGCTCAAGTAGAGATGCCAAAACTGACAGGCGGTTGTCAAGTTTTGCCGTCATATGGCCACAATGTTCTACATTGAGATCCGCGCCACATTCCGGACAAAGGCCTGCACAGTCAGGGCTACATATAGGATTATAAGGCATATTGACTATGATAGCTTGTCTGATGACCTCAGTAAGGTTCATCATGTGATCGTGGGTAAGCCACGAATAATCTCCTTCGTACTCACCCTCTCTAATCTCATGCATCGACACACCACTAATTATATCCACAGTCGGACGGAACTCTTCTTCAAAGGAAGCTTCAATCTTACCAACGAAAGGTACCAGGCAACGTGAACACTCCATCTCAACATTTGCCGTTACAGTACCTTGAACGAGTATACCGGTCTTGATACGTAGAGCTCCAGCATCACCTACTATCTGGTGAGCTACGGACTCTTCGTACAATTGCAGGTCAGGAGTCTCGAAATGATAAGTACGAGAGGCTCCAGTAGTCTGCTTGAGTAATCCTGATACATTGAACTCTAGATCATAATTATGAGCGTTCATCGCAGTCATCCTATGTACCAATAAGAGTTTATGCTCTAATGAATATCTAGCTAACCAAAGTTTATAACCATTAAGGTTAGGCTTTTGTTCCCTCCTTAGACTCCAACTGAGCTAAGCCATTTCTCACAGTATTCAGCTGCGATGACAACATATTTTCCAGGCTTCTAAGGACATCGCGGGCATATTCATCTGCGCCTTCAGTTATAGCCCTAGCCCTTTCTTCAGCCTCGCTGATTATTTTCTCAGCTTGGCTCCTAGCCTGCT includes these proteins:
- the accC gene encoding acetyl-CoA carboxylase biotin carboxylase subunit: MFKKILIANRGEIAVRVVRACRELGIRSVVAYSEADRESLAVRLADESVCVGPAPSSKSYLNIPSIVSAALITGCDAIHPGYGFLSENTYLCEICERIGITFIGPPRHAIEQMSDKAMARQAMKEAGVPIIPGTEEPVSNLERAARIARDIGYPVLLKAVAGGGGRGMRVVHTPEELASTFEVASSEADAAFKDGRLYIEKYLDRPRHVEVQIIADKYGKVLHLGERDCSVQRRHQKLIEESPAPNLSNRTREAIHKAAIKGAKHIRFHNVGTFEFLVDQQEKFYFIEVNTRIQVEHPVTEMVTGIDLVKWQIRLAAGEPLGFDQKDVEFRGHCIESRIVAEDPYKDFAPQAGVIDLYIPPGGPGIRVDSHLYCGYRVPTYYDSLLAKVLAWGDDRDEAIARMLRALDEFVITGVQTSIEFHREAIDRTDFRKGNVHTKFVEEMFSNKVPSER
- the fabD gene encoding ACP S-malonyltransferase gives rise to the protein MQSNHAACAFLFPGQGSQYVGMGLDLYKAYPEVRRIWQEADDILGFSLRSLAFEGPADELTQTENAQPAILVSSYVMYRILSDLNLIENPSFLAGHSLGEYSALLIAGSLTFADAVRLVRTRGEIMARYGRITAGKMAAVIAMDEDKLSEIAKEYGVDVANYNSPDQLVISGPAEAIDKLVEILPSLGARRVIPLPVSGAFHSYLMKPAAKEFAPHIDSVDLSAPQVPVVANSTAELLLTVEDVRSELKRQLSSPVIWHKSITRIWENGVRKFVEIGPGRVLTGLNRKIIREAEAIASEDLIKSVLGNG
- a CDS encoding beta-ketoacyl-ACP synthase III gives rise to the protein MCRHAAITGWGFCVPEKVLTNYDLEKMVDTSDEWIRTRTGIVERRIASSDQTTSSMGVIAAQRALDKAHLAAIDLDLILCATCTPDHLIPATACLIQHELGAVNAAALDINAACSGFVYALVTASQFIMSGTYDRVLIVAAETLSRFVNWQDRNTCILFGDGAGAVLLEATDQDGGLVSSVLGAQGDVGRLLTIEGGGSAKPANPDTLANGEHCIRMKGNEVFKFAVRSMGQTAKQAIDKAGLKPEDIRKVIPHQANIRIIKATQEALGIPWEKVFVNVDRYGNTSAASVPIALCEFLETEEVSPGDNLLFVAFGGGLTWGAAVVRWIDVESHISERVEGPYAI
- the rpmF gene encoding 50S ribosomal protein L32, whose translation is MGALPKQRVSRGRQGRRRAHHVLKSISLTSCPRCGSPVKTHHVCPNCGTYRGIAVIDIENSRR
- a CDS encoding YceD family protein, with the protein product MNAHNYDLEFNVSGLLKQTTGASRTYHFETPDLQLYEESVAHQIVGDAGALRIKTGILVQGTVTANVEMECSRCLVPFVGKIEASFEEEFRPTVDIISGVSMHEIREGEYEGDYSWLTHDHMMNLTEVIRQAIIVNMPYNPICSPDCAGLCPECGADLNVEHCGHMTAKLDNRLSVLASLLEQLKD